Proteins co-encoded in one Bacillota bacterium genomic window:
- a CDS encoding TRAP transporter large permease subunit yields the protein RVRFQQVVIDLLFSITSNPSMMLLLICAFLFVLGFFVDVTAMLVMFAAPLSAVGLHLGFDPVHFGVVIVMVALIGAVTPPVGSLLFIGCSIAKIPLKAVLSIIWPFVLTLLLVAVLVSLFPNLVLFLPRLLIR from the coding sequence CGCGTACGTTTCCAGCAGGTAGTCATAGACCTACTCTTCTCCATTACCTCAAACCCATCCATGATGCTCCTGCTCATCTGCGCATTCCTTTTCGTGCTTGGTTTCTTCGTTGACGTGACAGCAATGCTGGTTATGTTCGCGGCCCCGCTTTCAGCAGTAGGTCTGCACCTAGGTTTCGACCCGGTTCACTTCGGCGTAGTGATCGTCATGGTCGCCCTCATCGGAGCGGTGACTCCACCCGTGGGATCCCTCCTCTTCATCGGGTGCTCCATCGCGAAGATTCCTCTCAAGGCCGTACTCTCGATCATCTGGCCTTTCGTCCTCACTCTTCTACTCGTCGCCGTCCTCGTCAGCCTTTTCCCGAACCTGGTACTCTTCCTCCCAAGGCTGCTCATCAGGTAG
- a CDS encoding ATP-binding protein, which produces MTNARSIRREKEQTQPQAKHLLIPSSNKSLSERGEVLGNAVIATAILDRLPHHSHAVDIRGQSYRLRERRCAGLLWTAQPSRG; this is translated from the coding sequence GTGACCAACGCAAGATCCATCAGGCGAGAAAAGGAACAGACTCAGCCCCAGGCAAAACACCTCTTAATCCCGAGCTCGAACAAGAGTCTCTCCGAGCGGGGCGAGGTCTTGGGCAACGCCGTCATTGCCACTGCGATCCTCGATCGATTGCCACATCACAGCCACGCGGTTGACATCCGTGGCCAGAGCTATCGGCTACGAGAGAGAAGGTGCGCCGGGCTATTGTGGACTGCCCAGC